The following nucleotide sequence is from Bacteroidota bacterium.
GTCCGATAAAATCAAGAATTTCTGAAAGGCCGGTTCCCTTTTCGGCTGAGGTAACAAAAATCCGAGGTAATTCCTCCCAGTTTTCTGTTAACTGCGCTTTGTATTCAGTCAAGGCTATTTCAAGCTGGTTGGCTGATAATTTATCTGATTTGGTAAACACCAATACAAATGGAACTCCTGTTTCAGCAAGCCATGTAATGAACTCCGTATCGGGCTTTAAGGGCGGGTGCCTGCTATCGATCAGCAAAAAGAGGCACATCAGGCTGGCACGTTCGAGCAGGTAATGGCGAATGAGCTTGTCGAATGCTTCGCGGTCTTTTTTCGATACCTGTGCATAACCATAGCCAGGTAAATCGACCAGGTACCAGGTGTTGTCGACATTGTAATGGTTGATAAGTCTTGTTTTTCCTGGTTTTGCTGAGGTAAGGGCAAGATTTTTTCGTCCGGTAAGCGCATTGATTAATGAGGACTTACCAACGTTTGACCGGCCCACAAAAGCATACTCGGGTTTACCGTCTTCGGGGCATTGTTCGGTTTTCGAACTGCTTTTCAGGAACTCAACACTGTTTATTTTCATTCTCCAGGATTTCCGATATAAACCTCCAGCAACTCGGCTGCCGGAGAAGCATAAATATAATAGTGGCCAATTTCGGCTGGCACCATCACGGTCTCGCCTTTTTCTATTGGGGTGCGTACTTTGTTATCGGTTACAATTTCGGCCTTGCCCGACACACAAAGGTAAATAACAAAAGAGTCTATTTCGTGCATGTCGCGCTCAAGGGCATCGTTCAGTTGAAGCAGATTAGTTTGGAAATAGGTGCAATCAACAAGTTCTGTGGCAGTGTTTGACTTCTTTTTATAAGGTGTTTTGTATTCCTTCGAAAACGAAAAATCGATGGCATCCAATGCCTGAGCAGTATGGAGTTCGCGTGCAATGCCTTTTTCGTCGCGCCGATCGAAATCGTAAATACGATAGGTGATATCGGAGGTCTGCTGTATCTCGGCTACCAGACAGCCCTTGCCTATTGCATGAATACGTCCGGCGGGTATAAAATACACATCGCCCAGCTGCACACTGTCACGATTCATAATATCGAGTACCTGGTTGTTTTGAAGCTTATCGAGGTAGATGGTTTTATCGACCGCCTGGTTAAATCCTACCAGCATACGTGCATCGCTGTCGGCCTGAACCACATACCACATCTCTGTTTTTCCAAACGATTGATGCCTTTCGGCTGCCAGGGCATCGTTGGGATGCACTTGAATCGATAAATCGTCACTGGCATCGATGTATTTAATCAGTAATGGAAACTGGTTGCCGAATTCCTCAAAAACCCTCTGGCCTACCAGGTCGCCCATATACACATCAATTAGTTCATCGAGGCTGTTGCCGGCCAGAAAACCGTTAGCTACCTCCGATATATCGCCTTCCACACCAGAAATTTCCCAGCTTTCGCCCGATTTTTCAGTAGCCTCCTTTTTATGCAATAAGTTTTTTAATTTTGATCCTCCCCATATCTTGTCTTTAATAATGGGGCGAAACCTTAATGGGTATAATTCATTCATTTGTATTTTTTCAAGGTTTTACTGAGAAAGTTCATGTTATCGTTTTCTGTAAATTTGCTCAAAAATAGCTAAAATAGACCAAACCAAACCCTTTAATTTCATGTACCAATCCATTCCGCTTAAGCAAATTCTTTTCATTGACATCGAAACTGTACCACTTTACGAAAATTATTCCGAAGCACCTGCCCGCTACAAGGAATTCTGGGAGAAGAAATCGAATCAATTCCGTGGAGACGAATCGCCGGAAACGGTCTATGCCCGTGCCGGTATATTTGCCGAGTTTGGGAAAATTGTGTGTATCTCAGTCGGCATTGTTACCGGCGAAACTCAAAATCCAGGATTCAAACTAAAGTCTTTTGCCGGCGATAATGAGGTAGATATTCTCAGTTCATTTATCGATTTACTCCTGCGCCTGGAAAAAAAACATCCGGTGTATCTGTGTGCGCACAATGGCAAGGAGTTCGATTACCCCTATCTTTCCAGGCGCCTGCTTATCAACGCCCTGCCTTTGCCCGAAACACTCAACAATGGCGGTAAAAAACCATGGGAAATAAAACATCTCGACACCTTGGAATTGTGGAAATTTGGCGATTATAAGCATTACACCTCGCTCGACCTGCTTACCTATGTATTTAATATCGATAGTCCCAAGGCCGAAATTGATGGAAGTCAGGTAGCGCGCGTATTTTATATCGAAAAAGATATTGAAAAAATAAAAAGGTATTGCGAAAACGATGTAATAGCCCTGATGCAGATTATGATGCGATACCAGGGCAGGCCTTTAATAGCTCC
It contains:
- a CDS encoding YihA family ribosome biogenesis GTP-binding protein encodes the protein MKINSVEFLKSSSKTEQCPEDGKPEYAFVGRSNVGKSSLINALTGRKNLALTSAKPGKTRLINHYNVDNTWYLVDLPGYGYAQVSKKDREAFDKLIRHYLLERASLMCLFLLIDSRHPPLKPDTEFITWLAETGVPFVLVFTKSDKLSANQLEIALTEYKAQLTENWEELPRIFVTSAEKGTGLSEILDFIGQANQTHFTSGA
- a CDS encoding class I mannose-6-phosphate isomerase; translated protein: MNELYPLRFRPIIKDKIWGGSKLKNLLHKKEATEKSGESWEISGVEGDISEVANGFLAGNSLDELIDVYMGDLVGQRVFEEFGNQFPLLIKYIDASDDLSIQVHPNDALAAERHQSFGKTEMWYVVQADSDARMLVGFNQAVDKTIYLDKLQNNQVLDIMNRDSVQLGDVYFIPAGRIHAIGKGCLVAEIQQTSDITYRIYDFDRRDEKGIARELHTAQALDAIDFSFSKEYKTPYKKKSNTATELVDCTYFQTNLLQLNDALERDMHEIDSFVIYLCVSGKAEIVTDNKVRTPIEKGETVMVPAEIGHYYIYASPAAELLEVYIGNPGE
- a CDS encoding 3'-5' exonuclease, which produces MYQSIPLKQILFIDIETVPLYENYSEAPARYKEFWEKKSNQFRGDESPETVYARAGIFAEFGKIVCISVGIVTGETQNPGFKLKSFAGDNEVDILSSFIDLLLRLEKKHPVYLCAHNGKEFDYPYLSRRLLINALPLPETLNNGGKKPWEIKHLDTLELWKFGDYKHYTSLDLLTYVFNIDSPKAEIDGSQVARVFYIEKDIEKIKRYCENDVIALMQIMMRYQGRPLIAPEFIQRSNIEVIEGNSAHPE